The DNA sequence CTTCTAACAGCGATGTCTTATGACAGATACTTGGCCATCTGTAAACCGTTGCATTATAACTTGGCAATGAACTTCCAGATCTGCTGGATAATGGTCACCGCATGCTGGTTTTTAAGTTTCTTAGCAATAACCATCcacactttaatgacatcccaattAAAATTTTGTGGCCCAGGTATTGTTGATCACTTTTTCTGTGATCTGGACCCAATCCTACAACTTTCCTGCTATGACACCACCAATGTTCAGCTTGAAGTGACATTTGTGAATGTTATAATTGTTATCACCCCATTCTTTATCACCATTGcatcatatttttatattataagcGCCATTTTGAAAATCTCATCTATTACTGGGAGGCACAAAGTTTTCTTAACATGCAGCTCCCACCTGACCGTTGTCTCCATTTTTTATGGCACTTTGGTTTGTGTTTATCTTTTACCCAGTAAAGGACAGTCGGGGAACACTACTAAATTCATATCGTTACTGTACACTGTAGGCACCCCACTGCTGAATCCAATTATATACAGCCTGAGGAATCAAGACTTGAAACAAGCTGTAGCTAAAATCATCAACCACAgcaatcaataaataataaaatgtgtacTCAACTTACAATATTCATTAGCaaatattattaaaatgtatttttttttattaactttgacAAGTTTTACATGACTCAATGATCTTCTGTGTGTTTGGCAAAGTCGAAAAACCTTAGAGCTTAATTCCAGGTATATTTAAAGTTGAAgcttaggtatggcaatttttttagttacattggtccaggttgaaccaatgtaagtatgtatgtgcattACCTGTACGATCCCCGTAGAAGCTAGAAATCACTATACtagacactagacatgtgcattcgtttttgtccaaatgcattttcgtccgaatatcgttttaacaaacgataacgaaagtgcagaatctgaaaaatgaaagatccgacataaacaaatgctttattttcgttttcgttgctataacagttcgatatagataggagattcgacatgatgatgacaataacaatctgtgtccatcaaacctgcggtcgaatgtgcctaaccttaactctattagtccaagattattctacatagagagaaaagattcgacatagagagaaaagatttgacgtaggggagaaaaaatTCGACGTAGGggggaaaagattcgacgtagaggaggaaagattcgacgtaggggagaaaagataaataaaaataatgatgatgatgaatgttattggctgattgtaaccaaagaggaggagcagtaaaatagctagaacgaagtacacacgtagtttggcttatggtgtctgttgaaagttctaagaagattagacggagcaggtaaactatatggcgtcgtacagtttagctgctccgtcgaatcttctttaaacattcgacagacaccataagccttcaataacagaatcaaccttaatttggattttcggacgaatacaattttttaacgaaaaactaaataaataaaaacgaatttcaggagtaactaaataaatttatttttcggacgaaaatgaaattccgaaacaaaatatttcagtgtgcacatgtctactagacaCCACTACTACAGTCACCtacactagcttccaggtcccatgccgaGCAGATACCCTGTTGCTTAAAGTGTAAGTACACctccctatcgttttcagccaaggaagctgccatctttacatctgtttaatctacaactgccatgatgctgcacatgtgatcagttatgacaccagccagtgGATGCTTTGACAGTTTGgtcgagagcacaaccaatgggagtgttacatttccggcacgtgccagaaattaaactgctatattattattatttattatcatacaggatttatatagcgccaacagtttacgcatcgctttacaacatgagggcggacagtacaaatacaatacagttcaatacaggaggaatcagagggccctgctcgttagagcttacaatctaggagggaggctcaagttatacaaaagggtaatagctgtgggggatgagctaatggagaaaatagtgcagttgttagatggaggcaggataggcttctctgaagaggaaagttttcagggatcgcctaaaagtggatacatttggagacagtctgacagattggggtagggaattccagaggatgggcgaggctcgggagaagtcctggaggcagatatgggaggaggtgatgagggatctaaagagcaggaggtcttgggaggaatggagatggcgattaggttggtattttgagactaggctagtgatgtagctgggggcagagttgtggatggctttgtaacttattgttagtattttgaattgaattcattgggcgagtggcagccagtggagggattggcagagaggggtagcagacactgagtggtttgtaaggtggacgagtcgggcagcagcattcatgatggactgaaggggggatagtctatttaaaggtaagccaatgaggagggagttgcagtagtcgaggcgagagataaccagggagtaaatcaggagctttgtggtttcattggttagaaagggacgtagtttactTACGCAAGCCATAAATAatacagttttttattttcttcctCCATAGGAAATACAGTGCATAAATGTTCCAGTGCCCCTGTTTTATAACAAGGCAAAGATTCTGTTCACTCTTTCAAATATATataaacccaaaatctattttttttagcaTGTTTGACATCATAGTTTACAGTAAACAGTTTTCTTAAATAAATCATTTCTAGTGTGAATCAGTTGTAAAGTtgcttacttaaagtgattgtaaagtcttgtttttttccttataaaaataacaaacatgttatacttacctgctttattgcagtggatttgcacagagcagcatggatcctcctcttctgtgctcctggcccctccctccttttcagtgcccccacagcaagcagcttgctatggggcacccgagcttaGTCACaggtccctgtgtccattcagaaatggagcctcggctccaccccctctctcccctgattggctagctgactttgattgacagcagcgggaaccaatgtcgccgctgctgtgtctcagccaatcagaaaggagaatctggatggctgagacactcgtggacatctctggacagagaggggctcaggtaagtattaggggggactgagggggctgctatacacagaaggctttttatcttaatgcataagtcCTGAGTTTTGTGGCGATTCGGAATCACGGACAGAATTGCGGCAATTTTTCCCACGATCCAGAATGCCATGGTTTGAACTGAGCCCGACTCATCAAAGCCTCCTGAAGTTTAACTAGTTGCCGACTGCCCTCTAGCAGTTTTATTGCCTCGCAGCGCTTTGCAGGATCACTATaaatgtgatcctgcacttccaggtagcaGGCCTGAGTGCAATTCTACACAGAGGGAGCTGATCTGTGGATCCTGCGTACtctatgtccaccggcacccgcttaTCATTCGGTACACAGACAGACTGCCATTCTCTCAGTAAAGAAGGCATGGATCCTAAGttcttgcaaagcagggacacggatccatgccttcccctagtaaaagcacctcccacactactctaaaacactggttaggcacacatttaaccctttgatcacctctgatgttatTTAGGAGGTTCCCAAATAAGCGTGTACCTAaatacagggtgacactgtaggtacacaGGTAATAGTGTGCCAACGTCCCGATATATAACATATGAAACCAAAAGGACTAAAaagtggactttgaaggcacacgGGTAAGTTttctataaaaagtaaaaaatgtatttattttgataTAGCTTGCATAAAATAGGAACAGCTAAAACATATAGatacataaagtaaaaaaatatttccatATCATTAATATATTTTCTACCCCACATACAACCAAGACACCACTTACTTACTCACCACCACAACTGTTCCGATTGTGGATGTGAGTAAGCAGATTATGGGTCCGGTTGTAAGTCCGGGTATATGTATTCTTAGTAGCTCGACACGTTGCGTGTATaaaaaaacgcttcttcaggagcttggaaGATTTCTGTTGGATATACATAAGAAAAACACACCGATAAATATATTGTATAACAGTATATAAACACAAATCATAATTAGGAATAAGtacaaaaaacactttaatgataaacacacctctgatgttaaccccttcccagcgagTGTCagtagtacaatgacagtgcatatttttagtgctgatcactctattagtgtcactggttcccaaaaatatgtcaaaagtgtagGTTAGTGtgcgatttgtctgccgcaatgtcgcagtccctctataaatcgctgatcgccaccattactagtaaaaatagataaataaaaatgccataaatatatcccatagttttgcgcaaaccaatcaatactgtatactcttattgggatttttttttaccaaaaatatgtagcagaatacatatttggaCTATATAGATGaagaaatttgttcttttaaatttttaattggatatgttttatagcaaaaagtaaaaaaatatagtttttttaattcaaaattgtctgtcattttttgtttatagcgcaaaaattaaaaacggcagaggtgatcaaataccaccaaaagaaagttctatttgtgggaaaaaaaggacaacaattttatttgggtgcagcgttgcacgaccacgcaattgtcagttaaagtaacgcagtgccgtatcgcaaaaaatggcctggtcaggagggggggggggttaaatcatCCAGAGCTGAGGTGGTTATTGATACAATCATCTGTTGAATGCTAACTGTGGGCAATCCTGGCAACTAGAAATAAATAATTGTTATTACTGCTCAACTTTGAAAGTGGCCTTCTTTATTACATATGGAGGGATGCATATTCCAGGACAGCGGAAGCCTTGGCAGCTGTTGCAATTGTGTTTAATAcaaatattttcagtaaaaaaaaaaaaatagcctgaaaCTAATTTTtgtgcacacaaacaaaatacaatttacttttttcaaacacaatgccgagcagccgccatcattatacagcagcaggttggctctattgcacgaatcgcggtagctgtacgtcggttcatGCAGTAGATACAGTGGGTGCGGCGCCCGAGCCAAAGCCCGTGACCGGCGCCActcgtgatcgctccacagagagccagaatggggatatgtcaatgtaaacaaacatatcCCCATTcggacaggggagtagagagagatcgtctgttcccagtgatcaggaacagcgatctctctcccccctccagtcagtcccctccccccacagttagaaacacctcccagagaacacatttaaccccttgaccaccactagtgttaaccccttccctgccagtgtcatttatacagcgtcagtgcatttttatagcactgatcgctgtataaatgtcaccggtcacaaaaaagtgtaaaaagtgtccgatctgtccgccgcaatgttgcaatcccgctaaaaatcagtgatcaccgccattattagtagaaaaaataataaaattaaaaatgacataaatctatccccgattattcagacgctagaacttttgcgcaaactaatcaatatacgcttattgtgatttttttaccaaaaatatgtagaagaatacatatccgcctaaactgtgaaagaaattcattttttgatatctttttggggatatttattgtaacaaaaattagaaaaatatagctttttttaattgtcgctcttttttttttatagcgcaaaaaataaaaaacgcagaggtgatcatatactactaaaagaaagctttatttgctagaaaaaaggacacaaattttgtttgggtacaacgttgcatggccgcgcaatcgaaaaaaatggcctggtcattagggggtaaatacttccggggctgaagtggttaaaataaacactataaagtACTATAAAGTACTGAGGGTTGTGTGGTGGTTAAAGTAGATGCATGACATTTACTGTGTATCATAAAAAAATTGACAGTTTTAATAACTTATTGCttttacatttgtttattttttgttacattttagtACAGTAAGCTTTATTAACTGATTCCCGACCACCTCACgtatatatactgcagcagaatggcactgctgggcgAAACCCAGTACGGGTACGTCTTCCCCTGTAAAAGCCGCCAGAGGGCACACGTGTGCGTGGacatgagagccagaatggggatttgtgtgtgtaaatacacaaatccctgttctgtccggggagaggagacatatcggagaggagacatattatttgttcctactaagtaggaacaacgatatgtctcctcccccagtcagtcttatccgcatacagttagaacacacctagggaacacacatttaaccccttaattaccccttagtgttaactcctttcctaccagtgacatttacacagtaatcagtgcatatgtatagcactgatcgctgtataaatgtcaatggtcccaaaagtgtgtcaaaagtgtccgatctggccGCCACAATGACGCAGTACCAcggaaaatcgcagatcaccgccattactagtaaaaaaaaatatataataataaaaatgccctaaaaaagccataaatctttcccatagtttgtagacgctataacttttgcgcaaaccaatgaacatactttttttttttttaccaaaaatatgtagaagatcatatattggtctaaactgataaagaaatttgtttttgaaaaaaaattgggggatattatatatatatatatatatatagcaaaaagaaaaaaatatttgtttttttttcaaaattgtcgctctttttttgtttatagctcaaaaaataaaaaagcacagaggtgatcaaataccaccaaaagaaatctctatttgtgagaaaaaaaggccgcaaattttgtttgggtacagcgttgcacgattgcacaattgtcagttaaagcgaatgaAAATGCCAAACTgcgaagggggtaaattcttccagggctgaagtggttaaacagtgctgTGCAGAGGATTTACCCTGTTTGGCTGAGTGTTGGTTAGGCTCAGTGCAGCTCAATTCTAGGATGGCTGCGGGCAGGACTGCTGATAGAAATCGCGGGCCCTCGTACAGCCTGCCTGACAGGGCCCACCTTCCCCCACGGAAAATATTGAAGCaatattttgctaaaaatacattaaaagcaTTATTAGCtgacataaacacaacataacttacaacatAGATAAAAGgagattttgcgagccacaatggtatattgccttaaatgtggaaatcacctagctgcccgcgcagaacacgtttcatatgccgtgcaatacaatgtatacaaaagatacgctgcgctaaggtgaaaatatcaatctggagattattaatgcatatgaggtatactgaaaatactgcataaGCGGCTTATACAGCCACAGCAAGggacaaaggatatatatataaaaaacaagtgattttaaagtgcaatgtgtaaataatatactagatgtataccattagaatgagagtagcgattactgaactactacctgtatggatgaaaaaatcatttatatagtctgaaatttactgtgtaaaaaaaaatatatatatatatatatatatatatatatatatatatatatatatatatatatatatatatatatatatatatatatatatatatatatatatatatatatatatatataaataaatatatcacagtgataagtgcaaaatacaacaaagtgccatgtgccacacaatgagtgtgaatattaaatccaagatgtggtatttgattattaaagtccaaactatgaaagaaatgcacataaagtccataaaaacagttcataaaaattccaacgtgcgtgcattaatcttagtgcttagtgctcagaattccatgctcaagtgccatccagtgacccctcggggacagccgctcacctcagagcgtgcgactcagctgtgagactgagtctaaacacgcttatgagccatcccacagctcagtgatggaatccagatacacagttttcagcagcaactccacagttaggaataaaggaaaagaaaaactggatagtgtgatatagtttataaatatttattagaataaaagctccatacattagggtactcacatttgcaaggtgcgtgggTGCACCAATCTGATagcagtctccaaagtttgcctcaaagtttgcctgtcaggagggataagctgtgcatcgcatctcagtggagtgaaaggctctgcactccgtcctggcccttcccctaTGCGTGTTTGACACAGGGTCAAATGTCTTCATCATGAGGTAAACAgaataccgtatttttcgctccataagacgcactccccccccaaaaaaaattggggaaaatgtCTCTACGTCTTATGGAACGAATACTGACCAGGCACCGCTGCCTCCGAGCAGTATGACGACATAGATCCAGAGCTTCGCTCTGCACCAGGGAATCGGCTTCAACATCACAGCCCAGGACCTCTCCAGCAGCGATCCATCTAGCCTCTTGGCGTGCTCATACCCTGCTGACTGTCCGGACATGTGGAGAAGCCGCCAAGACCCACCAGCGATAAAATAATGATCGCTTTCTACCCGACCATGCAGGGTGGGCTTCACCAAAATGGCAGCGGGAGTCACAATGCACCGCCACCTGCTGGACCTCTAGAGACTTCCTACTCGGCTCGAGCAGCAAGCGCAGGCTCAGAAGAACCTCTCATTACAGGTGAGCAAACTTCAACCATGCCCTGGAGGTTAACCTCTTATCTCCCTCCACAAGCAAAGTGAAATCAAGGACCCGCATAGATTCTGGGGAGCCAGATGTATCTTCTCCTCTTATGGATGTGGCAGACTCCTCTCCTTCACTGCACCCTCCTGCCACTCTCCCAGACCCCACTGCACAGTTTCCAACTACAGGCCAGCCCATCTAAGATGTGTCACTATGAAAGACATGCCCATGTCACTGAGGGCCTCTATGCAAGCATACGGCGGTGGAATGCACCCCATCCTGTCAGCGTGAGCCAGGTGGCTATCATCTCCTCAGTCTACAATTTTagtacaccaaaattattttagtacaccatttggttcagaatatttttttcttgttttccttctcTAAAACCTAGGTTCGTCTTTTGGTCAGGTGcttcttatggagcaaaaaatacggtAGTTActgtgtaaggcctcattcacacgggcaccgtcagtttagccacgttaaaaatgtatcagttcttaTCCCTTGCTTCATCCCTCTTCATTTGTCTTCTGTTCCGTTAATCTCCGTCTTCTTctgtcttccgttccgttaatattcgttttcatccgttaatgtacacgtttacatcagttttttcatccgtttttgtatccgttttgatccgtttacagcagtttctgtgcctctaaggaaattacccagaaagcattgctcctcccatgctgtattgcagttttcagtgagtgacttgtccttgctgtgtccttcctttgtccttgtcTGTGCTATCTGCATTGTGCAATGGATTCCAACAATTTTTGGGACAGCGTGACATTGTTTGTCGTACTTGCCTATATGAGGAGACATCTCTTGCCATGTTTCTCCTAGGGCATGTACTGGGGATGTACTTCCTAGTGTCCAactactgcctgggtcataggttgagttcacagataaacaaaaaaaattatttcttcaaaacggatcttaactgatcagaCATTGACAGACATTGTCCGTTAacgtcagttaaccacttcagccccggatgaatttacccccttcttgaccagagcactttttgcgattcggcactgcttcgctttaactgacaattgtgcggtcgtgcgacgttgtacccaaacaaaattgacgtccttttttccccacaaatagagctttcttttggtggtatttgatcgcctctgtggtttttattttttgcgctataaacaaaaaaagagcaacaattttgaaaaaaaaagcattattttttactttttgctataataaatatcccccaaaaatatacaaaacattttttttcctcagtttaggccaatatgtattcttctacatatttttggtaaaaaaaacaaaaacgcaataagcgtatatttgattggtttgcacaaaatttataacgtctacaaaataggggatagttttatggcatttttattataattttttttattagtaatggcggtgatttgcggtttttatcaggactgcaacattatggtggacacatcggacacttttgacactattttgggaccattgtcatttatacagcaatcagtgctataaaaatgcattgattactgtgtaaatgacactggcagggaaggggttgaccactagggggcagtgaaggggttaagtttgtcctagggagtgattctaactgtgagggggctgggctacaacacacaggacagtgatcacagctctcgatgacagagagctgttatcactgtcctgtcactaggcagaacggggaaatgctttgtttacaaaaacatatccctgttcttcctctccatgacacgatcatgGGCACCCgttggacatagagtccgcgggacccacagtcACAGTCATGGAGACGGCGGCTGGCGTGCGCACGCTCGCGAAGCTGCTTCTTAAAGGTAAACATTTACATAAGTTACACAAAATGATCACTGTGATTAGCTGTCAGAGTGATAATTCACTGAGGATGTATTCTGATTGGCCCCTGATCGTAGGATCTGGAGCTTCTCTTTCTCCTGACAGCGAGTCTCATAGGGACACGCACGGGAGTGCGCAGGGGAGGCGAGACAGTACAGGCAGTCTTCTGGATGTACAGGAGATGCCTTGTGTACTATGGAGGGGTTTTTATGGGTGTGTCTAACACACCTAAAGTAGGCAACTGGGTAAAAATACAGCactaaaactat is a window from the Aquarana catesbeiana isolate 2022-GZ linkage group LG03, ASM4218655v1, whole genome shotgun sequence genome containing:
- the LOC141134194 gene encoding olfactory receptor 11L1-like, whose translation is MEKKNVTSITIIHLLGLQIPHSIRFLIFFLFLIIYCVTICGNLLIITLVSCSKTLHSPMYFFLSQLSVSDILLITDILPNMLHSVLFKEAILSFSDCHTQFYFFAFSEMSECLLLTAMSYDRYLAICKPLHYNLAMNFQICWIMVTACWFLSFLAITIHTLMTSQLKFCGPGIVDHFFCDLDPILQLSCYDTTNVQLEVTFVNVIIVITPFFITIASYFYIISAILKISSITGRHKVFLTCSSHLTVVSIFYGTLVCVYLLPSKGQSGNTTKFISLLYTVGTPLLNPIIYSLRNQDLKQAVAKIINHSNQ